A stretch of DNA from Thalassospiraceae bacterium LMO-SO8:
GCGATCGACGGCGGGCGGGTGACCCTGGGCGCCATGACCCGCCAGCGCGCCGTGCTGGAATCGGACGCCCTGGCCGCCTGCTGCCCGATCCTGCGTGAGGCCCTGGGCTTCGTCGGTCATGTCCAGACCCGCAACCGGGGCACGGTCGGCGGGTCGCTGGCCCACCTCGACCCGGCGGCGGAACTGCCGGGGATGGCGGCCCTGCTGGACGCCGAGATCACGCTGACGTCCCGGGGCGGCGCGCGCACCGTCGCCATGGCCGATTATCCGCAAGGTTACATGACCCCCGACATCGTCGACGGCGAAATTCTGACGTCCGTCGCCTTCGACCTCTGGCCCGAAGGCCACGGCTGGGATTTCCGCGAATTCGCCCAGCGTCACGGCGACTTCGCCATGGCCGGGGTCGGCAGCCTGATCGCCCTGGATGCGGACGGACGCATCGGCCGCGCGGCGGTGATCCTGATCGGCGTCGGCGACGGGCCGCTGCGCCTGCGCGACGTAGAGGACATATTGACGGACGAAGCCCCGTCCGGCGCCTTGTTCGCGGCGGCCGCCGCGATGGCCGCAGCCCGCCCCATGTCCGCCGACGCCCTGGTCACGGAAGCCTACCGGCAGCACTTGTCGCGCGTTCTGGTCCGCCGTTCCCTCACCCGTGCCTGCGCCCGCGCCACGGAGGCTGCCCATGCCTGACGCCCTGCCCCGCCGCCGGATCACCCTGACCGTCAACGGCAAGGAACATTCGGCCGAAACGGAAGACCGCTATTCCCTGGCCGATTTCCTGCGCCACGGCCTGGGCCTGACCGGCACCCATCTGGGGTGCGAGCATGGCGTCTGCGGCGCCTGCACCGTGCTGGTCAACGGCGAGGCCGTGCGCGGCTGCCTGATGCTGGCGGTCCAGGCCGAAGGATGCCGGGTCACCACCATCGAGGGCCTGGCCGACGACGACGGAGCCCTAAGCCCCCTGCAACAGGCCTTCATGGACAACCACGGCCTGCAATGCGGGTTCTGCACCCCAGGCATCCTGACCACTCTGACCGCCTATCTGCGCGACCATCCGAACGCGGACGAGCCGGAAATCCGCGAGGCGCTGTCCGGCAACATCTGCCGCTGCACCGGCTACGACACCATCGTGCGCGCGGCCCTGGCCGCCGCCCGGACGATCCGCGAAGGAGCCAAGGCATGAGTTCGACCGCCTTCGTCGGCCAGCGCGTGAAGCGCCTGGAAGACCCGGACCTTTTGACCGGCAAGGGACAGTTCCTGGATGACCTGAAACTGCCGGGCCTGCTGGAAGCCGCCTTCGTGCGCAGCCCCTTCGCCCATGCCACCTTCACCGAGATCGACGCGGAAGAAGCCCGCGCCATGCCCGGCGTCCATGCCGTGCTGACGGCCAGGGACCTGCCGGCCGAGATGCAGGGGCAGCGCATTCTGTTGCAGGTGCCCCATCCGCAGATCACCAATGCCGTGACCCAGGAACCCTTGGCGTCCCGGGAAGTCTGCTTCGTCGGCGAGGCCGTCGCCGTGGTCATCGCCGACAACCGCCACCTGGCCGAGGACGCGGCCGAGAGGGTGATCGTCGATTGGGAACCCTTGCCCGCCGCAAGCCATTGCGACGCGGCGTTGAAGCCCGGCGCCCCCGTGACCCATTCATCCATGACCGACAACATCGCCGGGCGCCTCAACCTGGGATACGGCGACGTGGACGCGGCCTTCCGAAACGCCGCGCATGTGGTCGAGGAACGCTACGCGCCCCATCGCGGCACCGGCCATCCCATGGAGTGCCGGGGCGTGGCGGCGGTCTACGACGTGGTCGGCGACGCCTTCCGCATCTGGACGTCGACCCAGACGCCCCACAACACGCAGCGCGCCGTGATCGACATGTTCGGGCTGTCGGAAGACAAGGTCCGCGTCATCACCCCCGACGTCGGCGGCGGCTTCGGCCCCAAGAACCAGGTCTATCCCGAGGAACTGGTGATCCCGGCGGCGGCCCGCCTGCTGGGCCGCCCGGTGAAATGGGCCGAGGACCGGCGCGAACACTTCCTGACCACGACGCAGGAGCGGGACCAGGTGTGGGACGTCGCCGCCGCCGTGGACGCGGACGGCGTGCTGCTCGGCGTCAAGGGCACGCTGATCCACGACGCCGGGGCCTATCTGCCCTGGGGCATCATCATGCCCTATATCTCGGCGACCACCCTGCCCGGCCCTTACAAGCTGCCGGCCTACCGCATGGCGGTGACCGTCGCCTTCACCAACCTGGTGCCGACCACGCCGCTGCGGGGTGCCGGACGGCCCCAGGCCGTGTTCGCCATGGAACGGCTGATGGACGCCGTGGCGCAAAAGCTGGGCCTGGACCCGGCGGAGGTGCGGCGGCGCAACTTCATCCAGGCCGACGAGATGCCCTACGACATGGGCCTGACCTACCGCGACGGCGCGCCCGTGATGTACGACACGGGCGATTATCCGCAGGCCCAGGCGCTGGCCCTGGCCAAGGCCGGCTACGACGATTTCCCGGCCCGCCAGAAAGCGGCCCTGGCCCAAGGCCGCCACATCGGCATCGGCATCGGCAACTATGTGGAGGGCACGGGCCTCGGCCCCTTCGAGGGGGCGACCATCCGCATCCTGACCAACGGACGCGTCGCGATCTACACGGGGGCCGCGGCGGCGGGTCAGGCCCACCGCACGACCCTGGCGCAGATCTGCGCCGACGAAATGAACGTCGACGTCACCGACATCGACGTGGTCGGCGGCGACACGGGCGTCATGCCGCGGGGGGCGGGGACCTACGCGTCCCGGATCACCGTCAACGCCGGGTCGTCCGTACGGGTGGCGTCCATCGAACTGCGCGGCAAGGCCCTGGCGCTCGCCGCCGCCAAGTTCGACGTGAAGCCGGAAGACGTGGAACTGACCCATGGCGCCGTGCGCATCAAGGGCGAGCAGGGCGACAGCATCACCTTCGAGGAACTGGCCAAGATGACCAGCGGCATGCCCGGCTACGCCCTGCCCAAGGGGGTGAAGCCGGACCTGGAGGCGTCGGGCTATTTCACGCCGCCGCAGGCGACCTATTCCAACGGCAGCCACGTCGCCGAGGTCGAGGTCGATGCGGAAACCGGCCAGGTCAAAATCCTGAAGTACACCGTGGTCCACGACTGCGGCACGGTCATCAATCCCATGCTGGTCGACGGTCAGGTCCAGGGCGGGGTCGCCCACGGCATCGGCAACGCGCTTTTGGAGCGCATGGTGTTCGACGCCGACGCCAATCCGCTGACCACCACCTTCGCCGACTACCTGATGCCGACGGCGGAACTCGTGCCCGACTGCGACATCGTGCATATGGAAAGTCCCACCCCCCTGAACCCCCTGGGCGCCAAGGGCGCCGGCGAAGGCGGCACCATCCCCGCCCCGGCCGCCATCGTCGCGGCGGTGGAAAGCGCGCTCACGCCCTTCGGCCTGCGCATCACCGATTGCCCCATCACGCCGCAGCGCATCGTCGAACTGATCCAGACGGCACAAGAAACCATCCAGGAGGACCATTGATGAGCGCCAGCGACCGTTTCCGCGTTTCCCGCGACGGCCCCGTCGCCCGCGTGACCCTGTGCCAGGGAGCCGAAGGCAACACCCTGGCGCCGCCCGACATGCAGGCCATCGGCGCGGCCATCCGGGCCGAGGGCTCGGACTCATCCGTGAAGCTGGTCGTCGTCACCGGCGAGGGCGCCGATTTCTGCCTGGGCCGGCGCATCGTGCCGGGGGTGACGCCGCCCGCCAACGCACGGGCGTTCCGCGAGCGGGTCGCCGACGCGATCCTAGGGGTCTATGAAAACCTGCGCATGACCCCGGTGCCTGTGCTGGCCGCCGTGCAGGGCCGGGCCAAGGGGTTCGGCTGCGCCTTCGCCGCCCAGGCCGACGTGACCATCGCCGAGGACGAGGCCCGGTTTTCCATGCCGGAAATGGACGGCAACCTGCCGCCGACCCTGGCCATTTCCGCCGCCCTGCCGAAAATGCCCGCCAAGGCCGTGCTCGACATGGTGCTGACCCGCGACGAAATCGACGCCCAGACGGCCTTTCATTTCGGGCTGATTTCCCGGGTTGCCCCGAAGGGCGGCCTGACGGCCGCGACGGCCGCCTATATCGCCAAATTGGCCGACCGCGACCGCGACGCCCTGGTCGCCATCAAGGAATACATGCGCCTGGCCCCGACCATGGACCTTGCCGGGCAGGCCCGTTATGGGGCAAACCTGATTGCGGTCGAAATGACCTCCCAGGACAAAGCTTAAGAACAGGACCAGCCCATGCCCATGATTTCCGTCAACGGTGAAACCCTGCATTACCGCCAGGCCGGCAGCGGCCCGACGCTGCTGATGCTGCACAGCCTGGGCACCAACGGCTATCTGTGGGAAGGGCAGATCGCGGCATTGAAGGACAAGTTCACCTGTGTGGCGCTCGACGCCCGCGGTCATGGCCGCTCGTCCAACCGGGGCGGCGTGACCATGCAGGCGGTGGCCGAGGATGCCCATGCGCTGTTGACGGAACTGGGCCTGCTGCCCGCGCACGTCATGGGAATTTCCATGGGCGGGCTGCAATGCGCGCGCCTGCACGCCCTGGCCCCCAATGACGTGCTGTCCATCGTCTACGCCGACAGCTTCGCCTTCATGGGCGAGGCGGGGCCGGAGCGGATTGCGGGCATGGAAGCCAAGATGGCGACCATGACCATGACCGAATTCGCCAAGGACTATGCCGACAGCACCCTGCTGCCGACGACGGGCACGGCCCACCACCAGGCCCTGGTCGCCGCCATCACCGGCATGACCAAGGACGATTACCTGGACGCCGTGCGCTCCGTGTTCACCGAAGACGTGCGCGCGCAATTGCAGGGCATCGACAAGCCCATGCACATCGTCACCGGCGACCAGGACCAGCGCACCCCGCTGGCGGCGGCGGAAAGCGTCCAGGCCCTGGTCAAGGGATCGACGCTCGAGGCCATTCCGAATGCGGCGCATCTGTCGAACATCGACAATCCGGCCGGCTTCATGGCCGCCGTGGGGCCTTTCCTCGAGCGCGTTCGGAGATAGCAGCCCCCTTGGCCCCCCTTGGGCCACCTTGTTTTCCCCCGCCCGACACCCGTTAATGGTGCATTCTATTATATTCATTGCGTTCCCGGCAGGTGGTTTTTATTAATGACCCTGCCTTGAGGAACCCGCCGGAAAGCAACTCTTCTTAATGTCTGAACGCTCGGACGACGACGTCCTTAAATCTGTTCTGGAAGGCAGCCCGATCGGTGCGGCCATCCTCGACGTCGCAAGCGGCAAGCGCCTGTTCGTGAACAGCCGTCTCGTCACTATGTTCGGCGCCGCGTCGGCCGACGACCTCCTGAACAACGACATTCGGGACACCTGGGTCGACCCCGACGCTTTCACCGCCTCCTACACGCAGTTCAGCAAGGGCGAACTGTTGGTGAACGTTGAATCGGAACGCAGACGTTTCGACGGAACCAAGTGGTGGGTGCTGATGAACACGCAGCCCATTACCTTTGAATCCCGAAAGGCCGGCATTGTCTGGCACATCGACATTTCAGACCGCAAGAACGCGGAAGCGCAAATTCTCCAGGCCAAAAAAGAGGCTGAGGACGCCAGTCACGCGAAATCTGATTTCCTCGCCCATGTCAGCCACGAGTTGCGCACGCCGCTGAACAGCATCCTCGGGTTTTCCCAGATGCTGTCCACCGAGTCCGCCACCGGCATCAATCCCGCCAACCGGATCGAATACGCCAAGAACATCTTTGCGTCGGGCGGGCTTCTCCTGGGAATCATCAACGATATTCTCGATTTATCGAAGATCGAAGCCGGGGAATTCGAACTGGACCGATCCGCGTTCGACATCAATGACGTTCTCACGACCGCACAACAGATGATGAACAGTTTGGCGGAACTGGACGGCATCACCATGAACTATGCGCCGTCCGCCGACCCGATCTCTCTTTTCGCGGACAAGCGCGTGGTGACGCAAATCATCGTCAACCTGTTGTCCAACGCCATCAAGTTCAACAACAAGCACGGATGCGTGACGCTTGCCGCCTCCGTTCTGCCCGACGGCGGCCGATCGATCACCGTCACGGATACGGGGATCGGTATCGCCAAGGACGATTTCCCGAGGGTTCTCGCCCCGTTCGGGCAGGTCCGCACCAGTTCGCACCGGGCCTATGGGGGCACCGGCCTGGGTCTTTCCCTGTCGAAATACCTGGTGGAACTGCACGGCGGTGCCCTTCACCTGTCCAGCACGCTGGGCCAGGGCACGACGGTCGAGATCACGTTCCCGCCGGCGCCTTAACGGCCCCCTCCGTTCCGAATAGGAGACCCGCGCAGATCGTTGATCCGTTCGCCATTCGAATCTAGTAAGGTGCCGCGCTTTCCATCCCACAGATCAGGTTTCCCCCTCCCTTGGCACCTCCCATTCTCCATCTTCGCGACATCGATCTGACCTTCGGCGGCACGCCCCTGCTGGAAGGGGCGGAGCTTGCCGTCATGCGCGGCGACCGCCTGTGCCTGGTCGGGCGCAACGGGTCCGGCAAGTCGACCCTGCTGAAGATCGCGGGCGGGCTGATCCAGCCCGACCGGGGCGAGATCTTCGTGCAGCCGGGGGCGACGGTGCGCTATCTGGCGCAGGAACCGGACCTGTCCGGCCATGCCACGACGCTTGATTATGTCGAGGACGGCCTAGCGCCGGGCGACGATCCCTATCGGGCGCAATACCTGCTGGACCTTCTTGGCCTGACGGGGCAGGAAACTCCCGGCCATCTGTCCGGCGGCGAGGCCCGGCGCGCGGCCCTGGCCCGGGCGCTCGCGCCCAAGCCCGATATCCTGCTGCTGGACGAGCCGACCAACCACCTGGACCTCCCCGCCATCGCCTGGCTGGAAAGGGAACTCAAATCCCTGCCGTCGGCGATCGTCATGATCAGCCACGACCGCCGGTTCCTGGAAACCCTGTCGCGCGCGACCCTGTGGCTCGACCGGGGCGAGGTCAAACGCCTTGAACAGGGATTTTCCGCGTTCGAGGAATGGCGCGACACGCTGCTGGAACAGGAAAGCACGGCCCGTCACAAGCTCGACCGCAAGATCGCCGCCGAAACCCACTGGTTGATCCACGGTGTCACGGCCCGGCGCAAGCGCAACCAGCGCAGGCTCGGCAACCTGATGGACATGCGTCAGCAGAAGCGCGAGTTGCGCCAGGTGGCGGGCGAGGTCAAGCTGGCCGCCGCCCAGGGCGAAACCTCGGGCAAGCTGGTGATCGACGCCGAAGACATCACCAAGGCTTACGGCGAGCGCACCCTGATTGACGGCTTTTCCACCCGCATCCTGCGCGGCGACCGGGTCGGCATCATCGGGCCCAACGGGGCCGGCAAGACGACCCTGCTGAACATCCTGACCGGCCAGGCCGCCCCCGACACGGGCAAAGTCAAGGTCGGCGTATCGGTCGAGATGGTGACGCTCGACCAGAAACGCGAAAGCCTGAACCCCCGGACCAGCCTGTCCGACGCCCTGACCGACGGCAGCGGCGATACGGTGTCCGTCGGCGGCGAGCCACGCCACGTCATCAGCTACATGAAGGACTTTCTGTTCCTGCCCGAACAGGCGCCGACGCCGATCGGCGAGTTGTCGGGCGGCGAGCGCGGGCGGCTGATGCTGGCCCGGGCATTGGCCCGCCCGTCCAACCTTCTGGTGCTCGACGAGCCGACCAACGACCTGGACCTGGAAACCCTCGACCTGTTGCAGGAAATGCTGGCCGATTACGAAGGCGCGGTGCTGCTGGTCAGCCACGACCGCGATTTCATCGACCGGGTCGTGACCTCGGTCATCGCTTGGGAAGGCGAAGGCCAGTGGCGCGAATACCCCGGCGGCTATTCCGACATGCTGGCCCAGCGCGGCGAGGCGCCGCTGCGCGACAAGCCGAAAAAGGACAAGGGATCGGCGAAGAACGCTCCCGCGCCGTCCTCACCCGCTGCGCCGAAGGAAAAACGCAAGCTGTCCTTCAAGGACAGCCACGCGCTGAAAATCCTGCCCGACCGCATGGCCAAGCTTGAGGAAGAGATCGCAGGCCACAAGAAGGTCCTGGCCGACCCCAACCTGTTCGCCAAGGATGCCCGGCGGTTCACCGATACGGCGGCGGCTTTGACAAAGGCCGAGGCAAAGCTGGCCACCCTGGAAGAAGAGTGGCTCGCCCTCGAACTCAAGCGCGAGGAAATCGAGGGCGGCGCATAAGCGTCCTTACTGCACCGGCTGCATGCGCCCGGTGTGGCGATCGACCGAGAACTTGCGGACCAGGGAATTATCCTTGGTCACGACCTCGGCCTCGATGGTGTCGCCGTCCTTTTCCGTGACCTTGCCGACCTTCAGGTTGGGATTGCGGGTCCAGGCCACGCGCTGTTCCATCATCTTCTTGACGTCATCGGCCTTGAGGTCGCGGTCGAGCGCCTGCGCCCCGCCGCAGCCGCCCATCATGCCGTAGCCGGGTCCCATCATCATACCGGGTCCCATCATCATGCCGGGCCCCATGCCCATGCCGGACCCCATGCCCATGCCGGGGCCCATCATCATCCCGGGACCCATCATCGGCATCTGGCCGCCGTAGCCGTATCCCATTCCCGGCCCCATCATCATGCCGGACCCCATGCCCATTCCATAGCCCATCATGGGCATCTGGCCCTGATAGCCCTGGCCCATCATGCCGCGCCCCATCATGGGCATGTCGTCCCGGTCGCCGGACACACCCGGGCCATGCGCCAAAGCCTCGCCAGCGGAAAGAAGGCCGAGAGCACCGATCAGCGCCAAGGCCGTCTTCATACCTGTCGTCTTCATCTCTTCACCCTTTCATTGCCTTGGGAACGATCCTTCCCATTTGGCAATCGTAAGGTGTTGGCGAAGGATTTTCGTTGACCTGCGTCAAGTCGCCGGACGACCGGGGCAATTACGAGCCCGTGCGGGGGCGGGGGGATGCAATGCGATCGACGCCGGCTTTGGGCGTCTCGGCCTTCGCGGCCTCGATTTCGGCGCGGGGATCCTCGAAGGTGTACTTGCGAATCGCCTTTTTCAGATCCTGCATCAGCTGGATGCCGATCTCGCCGCCGTCGCCGGTGATCTTGTCGCGGAACACGCTGCGCATGGTATCGACATGGGCCTTGATGACCTTGACCGCGCGGTCCTCGGTCGGACAGGGCGCCTGGGTCATCTTGTACAGCATCTCGCCGACGTTGGTGATGATCGGGTAGCCGAAGGTTCCGCCCTGGCCGCGCAGTTCGTGGGCCAGCAGATTGATGTTCTTGAAATGGCGGGCACGCTGATCCACCGACTGCTGCAACGCGCGCTCACAGATGCTCGACAGGGTCGCCAGATAGCCCAACGCCCAATCATGGAATTCCAGGCCCTTGCGCTGAAGGTGCTCGTCCGCCGCCTGCAGGTGGCGCAACGGCAGTTCGCCCGGCGGGCTCATGCCCAGGCCGCCGACCTTTTCCTTCAGCTTGTTGGGCAGACGAAACAGGAAAACGTCGCCGTCATTTCGGGGGCGGCGCACACGGTCCGAGGAATAGACGATGGTCGCGTCCTTCTCGCTGATCCGGCGCCGGTCGTGGGGGGTCTTCAGGTCGCTCTTGCGATGCCGGTCCGGGCCGAAGTATTCGCGGGTGGCGACGAACTGTCGCGGAAAGTCGACGACTTCGAGCACACGGTTGCATACGGTCTGCGCGGAAAACGGCTTGGCCAGGAATTCGCTGGCGCCGCCGTCGCGCGCCTTCTCGACGTTCTCCGTGTCGGCGGCGCCGGACATCATGATGAAGGGCATGAAGCGGTTGGGGGATTCCTTGCCCTGACGAACCCACTTCAGCAGCAGATGCCCGTCGATCGGCGCCATCACAAGGTCGGAGATAATCATGTCCACGGGACAACCGTAAGGGCCGTGATGAGCGCTCAGGAACTCGATCGCCTCGACGCCGTTTTCCGCGGTGATGACCTGACCGGCCCCGAGGGTTTTCAGCACGTCCTGCAAAATCTTGAGTACGAAACGGTTGTCATCGACCAGAAGGAAGGTCAACCGCTCCAGATTGTATACACCCATTGCTTTTCATCGGAGGAAGAACACCCCCGCGCCACCGTCCAACATGTTGCTCACCCGTGACATTTCCCTTGGCGTCTTAAAGTTGCGCCTATTATCGCATTCTACTTAACTTGAATGATTAACAAAGCCAATAATATTTAAAATCAGACCATTAGAATGCCCTAATGATACAACCAATCCGTCATCCCCACAGGGCCGGGGCGGGCGGATGGATGCGCCCGCCCGCGAAGTCCAGGCCCGGCGCGCGGTCCTCACGCAGCAACAGGGGACCGTCCAGATCGACGACACGGGCCCGGCCCATCAAAAGCGTGGCCGGCGCCATCGCCAGCGATGTCGCAACCATGCAGCCGATCATCAGCCCGAACCCCCGCGCGCAGGCGGCATCGGCCAGATCGAGAGCCGCCGTCAGGCCGCCGGTCTTGTCCAGCTTCACGTTGACCATGTCATAGAGCCCGACAAGGCGGTCCAGATCCCGGACCGTGTGACAGCTTTCGTCGGCGCAGATCGGGATCGGGTAGGACAGGCCGCGCAGAATGTCGTCGCCATGGGCGGGCACCGGCTGTTCGAGCATCTCCACCCCCATCTCGGTCAGGAACGGCGCCAGGTTTTCGAGCCGGTGCAGGTCCCAGCCTTCGTTGGGATCGACGACCAGGCGCGCCTCGGGCGCGGCCTCGCGCACGGCGCCAAGGCGCGCGCGCACGTCGGCGCCGTCCAACTTGATCTTGAGCAGGGGCGCATTCTTGAGGCGGCGGGCCTGGATCGCCATGTCCTGAGGGCTGGCGATGCCGATGGTTTCCGCCGTCACCGCGGGCAACGGCTCCGGCAGGCCGGCCAGATCCCAGGCGCGGCGGCCCGCCTGCTTGCATTCCAGATCCCACAGGGCGCAGTCGACGGCGTTGCGCGCGGCCCCCGCCGGAAGAAGGTCAAGCAGGTCGCGGCGGCCGATGCCCTCGGCCACGGCGTCCGCGACCTCGGCAATCTGGTGGATCACGCTGTCGACCGTTTCACCGTAATGCGTATAGGGCACGCATTCGCCGCGCCCGGCCCGTCCGTCCGCGTCCTCGACCTCGCAGACGACGACCCGGGCTTCGGTCTTGACCCCGCGCGAGATGGCGAAGGGGCGGGCGAGCGGCCAGCCCTGGTCGACGGCGGACAGGCGGCGCGCCCCCGCCACGGTCACAGCTTCTCGACGGCGTCGACGATGGCCGCGACGCCCGTGCGCACCGCATCGACGGCGGGCAGATTGAGACGTTCTGAAATCTCGGCCAGATAGGCCGTGGCCCGCGCCGCGTCCATGGAACTGGTGTTCACGGACACGCCGACGACCCTGGCATCGGGCTCGAACATGCGGGCCATGCGCTCGTTGACGTCGATGCAGTCTTCCAATGACGGCACGGGCACGCCGGGCGTGCCGCGCATTTCCAGCCGCGCCGCGTCGTGGCACAGCACCAGGGCATGGGGCCTGGCGCCATGGATCAGGCCCAGGGTGACCCCGGAATAAGAGGCATGGAACAGCGACCCCTGGCCCTCGACCACGTCCCAATGGTCCGGGTCGTTCCCCGGTGTCAGCCATTCGGCGGCGCCGGCGATGAAATCAGCGACCACGGCGTCGACGGACGCCCCGTCGCCGGCGATGAAGATGCCGGTCTGGCCGGTGGCGCGGAAATCGGCCTTCATGCCGCGGGCCTTCATCTCCCGCTCGATGGCGAGGGAGGTGAACATCTTGCCCACGGACACGTCCGTGCCCACAGTCAACAGCCGCCGGCCCGACCGGGCCTGGCCCGAGGCCACGTCGAAATCGCGCGACGGATGGCGGGCGTCGGTCAGTTTCCGGCCGTGCTTCGCCGCCGCCTCGGCGATGGCGGGCACGTCACGCAGCCGCCGATGCAGCCCAGCGGCTACGTCCATGCCCGCCGCGATGGCCTCGACAATGACGCCGACCCAATGGTCGGGGATCACCCCGCCCCGGTTGGCGACGCCGATGACCATGGTCTTGCAGCCGGCCTTGACCGCGTCGGCGATGGTCATGTCGGGGATGCCCAGATCGGCCTTGCACCCGGCCAGGCGAAGCTGGCCCCTGCACCATTCGGGCCGCCAATGAACGACCCCGATGGCGACCTTGGCCGCCAGTTGGTCCGGCGCGTCGCCGACGAACATCAGGTAGGGGGTCGCGAGTGCCATGGCGAATCTCCCGGCAGGTTCATCCAGGAAAAGAGCCTAGCACAGCCGGCCGCGGCGGAAAGAGGGTCAGCGTCCGGGCGAGTAATGGGCCAGGATGAACACGGCGGCGGCATGGGCGGCCAGGGCCACGGCGCGGCGCGCCTTGACGACCCGGCGCTTGATGGCGGCCTGGCGCGCGGCGCGTTGGGTCTCCAGATGGCCCGTGACCGTGCGCGCGACGTCGTAACCTTCCCGGTGGGCCTCCATGTAATGGCGGCGGCGGTGAAGGTCGAAATCCGGGTGGAAGTGAAACACCGTCATGGCCCGGCGCTTGCCGTCATAGGTTGAAAAAGCCAACACCTCTTCGGTGTCGATATCGTACTTGCGCACGACCAGAAGCGAGGCGTCGAGCCCGCGCTTGATGACGCGGATGCCGTCGCCGTAATCTTGCTCGAACTCGAAAAACCAGTCGCCGGGAAGAAAAGCGTTGGGAATTCCCGCAATGCCCGCGGTGGGGCGATCATTCCTGTCGGACATGGGCCTGTCGGACATGGGTGTCCGTCCTCCGGTGAAAGACAATGCCGGTCGCCCGGCATGGCCCTTTGAAGAAGCCTGCCTATCCCAGGAAGTGGCCTGCCATCGTGTCGTTTTTGGTTTGTTTGGTCGCTATCGGATCTTAAGGCCGGAAATGCGCGCAGCCGCCGCGCGGCGTTCCCACCTGAAGTCTTTCATACGCCCCCAGGGCGGATCACACAAAACGAAAATATTCCCCCGGCCG
This window harbors:
- a CDS encoding ABC-F family ATP-binding cassette domain-containing protein; protein product: MAPPILHLRDIDLTFGGTPLLEGAELAVMRGDRLCLVGRNGSGKSTLLKIAGGLIQPDRGEIFVQPGATVRYLAQEPDLSGHATTLDYVEDGLAPGDDPYRAQYLLDLLGLTGQETPGHLSGGEARRAALARALAPKPDILLLDEPTNHLDLPAIAWLERELKSLPSAIVMISHDRRFLETLSRATLWLDRGEVKRLEQGFSAFEEWRDTLLEQESTARHKLDRKIAAETHWLIHGVTARRKRNQRRLGNLMDMRQQKRELRQVAGEVKLAAAQGETSGKLVIDAEDITKAYGERTLIDGFSTRILRGDRVGIIGPNGAGKTTLLNILTGQAAPDTGKVKVGVSVEMVTLDQKRESLNPRTSLSDALTDGSGDTVSVGGEPRHVISYMKDFLFLPEQAPTPIGELSGGERGRLMLARALARPSNLLVLDEPTNDLDLETLDLLQEMLADYEGAVLLVSHDRDFIDRVVTSVIAWEGEGQWREYPGGYSDMLAQRGEAPLRDKPKKDKGSAKNAPAPSSPAAPKEKRKLSFKDSHALKILPDRMAKLEEEIAGHKKVLADPNLFAKDARRFTDTAAALTKAEAKLATLEEEWLALELKREEIEGGA
- the dgcN gene encoding N-acetyltransferase DgcN, with the translated sequence MALATPYLMFVGDAPDQLAAKVAIGVVHWRPEWCRGQLRLAGCKADLGIPDMTIADAVKAGCKTMVIGVANRGGVIPDHWVGVIVEAIAAGMDVAAGLHRRLRDVPAIAEAAAKHGRKLTDARHPSRDFDVASGQARSGRRLLTVGTDVSVGKMFTSLAIEREMKARGMKADFRATGQTGIFIAGDGASVDAVVADFIAGAAEWLTPGNDPDHWDVVEGQGSLFHASYSGVTLGLIHGARPHALVLCHDAARLEMRGTPGVPVPSLEDCIDVNERMARMFEPDARVVGVSVNTSSMDAARATAYLAEISERLNLPAVDAVRTGVAAIVDAVEKL
- the dgcA gene encoding N-acetyl-D-Glu racemase DgcA yields the protein MAGARRLSAVDQGWPLARPFAISRGVKTEARVVVCEVEDADGRAGRGECVPYTHYGETVDSVIHQIAEVADAVAEGIGRRDLLDLLPAGAARNAVDCALWDLECKQAGRRAWDLAGLPEPLPAVTAETIGIASPQDMAIQARRLKNAPLLKIKLDGADVRARLGAVREAAPEARLVVDPNEGWDLHRLENLAPFLTEMGVEMLEQPVPAHGDDILRGLSYPIPICADESCHTVRDLDRLVGLYDMVNVKLDKTGGLTAALDLADAACARGFGLMIGCMVATSLAMAPATLLMGRARVVDLDGPLLLREDRAPGLDFAGGRIHPPAPALWG
- a CDS encoding response regulator translates to MGVYNLERLTFLLVDDNRFVLKILQDVLKTLGAGQVITAENGVEAIEFLSAHHGPYGCPVDMIISDLVMAPIDGHLLLKWVRQGKESPNRFMPFIMMSGAADTENVEKARDGGASEFLAKPFSAQTVCNRVLEVVDFPRQFVATREYFGPDRHRKSDLKTPHDRRRISEKDATIVYSSDRVRRPRNDGDVFLFRLPNKLKEKVGGLGMSPPGELPLRHLQAADEHLQRKGLEFHDWALGYLATLSSICERALQQSVDQRARHFKNINLLAHELRGQGGTFGYPIITNVGEMLYKMTQAPCPTEDRAVKVIKAHVDTMRSVFRDKITGDGGEIGIQLMQDLKKAIRKYTFEDPRAEIEAAKAETPKAGVDRIASPRPRTGS